The Mesorhizobium sp. INR15 region CAAGCTCAGCCCGCGCCTTCGCGTCGAGTTGTGCTGAGTCCAGTCCGAAGTTGATCAGCATGTCGAGACTGGATTTGCCCGCCGGCGGATCCTTCGCCGTCTCCTTGCTTTTGCACTCCTCCTCGGTGCCGACGCAAATTCCACGTGACAGGCCGAGTTTGTTGGCACCGGCAAAAAACTTCACGATGTCTTCTGATTTCTGCACAGGATCGGCGCATGCGGGCGCCGCCAAAAGCATGGCTGCCAACACCAGGGCTGACCTACTCGATTGCATGACGGTCACTCCCATCCGAGCATCCGATTTCGCTGGCGGCTGAATAGCATGAATTTAATTCCGGAGCATTCTTTCTGTCAACAAACCAACAGGCTTTCCCGAGGCGGCGGCGATGCCGGCACCCGTTACTGGGTGTTTTCGGCTGGCCCGCGAATGATCAAACTTTCATCAAAGTCACATAATCAGGTGTTTTTCTTGCAATAACGGCCTGTCACTGACAAAATGACTGCCGCGCTCCAATGCGGCCGAGGACTGATCCATGAAAGCGAGCTTCGCCTTTCTGATCGGGGTGTTTCTCTTTCTTGTTGCCTCGGTCGGCGCAGGAGCCGTTACGTCTGATGCGAAACGCGTCGCGCTGGTCATCGGCAACAGCAAATATGTTCATGCCGTCGCTTTGCCCAATCCAGCCAATGATGCGCATCTCATTGCTTCGACGCTTCGCAATGCCGGATTCCAGGTCATAGAAGGCGTCGATCAGGACAATGCAGGCATGCATGGCCTCATCAGCAAGTTTACCGAGCAATCCTACGACGCCGACCTCGCTGTCATTTTCTATGCCGGCCATGGCATGCAGGTCGATGGCAAGAACTACCTGATACCGGTCGACGCCGAACTGACATCGCCCGCCTATCTCAAGACCCGCACCGTGCAGATCGACGACTTCATGGCCGCGCTGCCGCCCGATCCGGCGGTCGGCATCATCATCCTCGATGCCTGTCGCGACAATCCCCTCGCAAGAACGCTTGCCGCCTCGATGCCAAAGAGCCGCTCGCTCGGATCCGGCCTGGCGCCTGTCGAGGCGAAATCGGACGGTGCCGGAACCGGTGGCATCCTGATCGCCTACGCGACGGATCCCGGCGCTATTGCCTTCGATGGCAACGGTGTCGACAGCCCTTACTCAACGGCGCTGGCCCGGCACCTGACTGAGCCGGGCGTTGAAATCCAGAGCGCGCTGACGCGCGTGCGCGGTGAGGTGGCGGAGACCACGCAAGGCCGCCAGAGACCTTGGCATAACGCTTCGCTGGGCCGCGAAGTGTTCCTTGGAAAACCCACTGAGGAAGCGGCGCCCGCGGCGAAGCCCGTCGCCGACGCATCCAGCAACGTTTCAACGGCGCCAACCTCTCCCGCGGCGGTGGCAAGTGATCCTCCATCATGGGAAGTCGAACAGCGCCTTTGGGATGAGGCTTCAAAGCGCGATACGGCTCCGTACTACGAGGCCTATCTCGAGCAGTTTCCAAGCGGACGCTTCGCCACTGTGGCCAAGCTGAACATCGACCAGTTAAAGCAGGCAAAAGGGGAAAACCGGAAGGTTGCGGCCATTGATGCCGACGAAGCCAATGCCAGTTCCGGGTCTGCCGTGCGCACGTCGGTTGGCGTGTCCGACGAGGTGAA contains the following coding sequences:
- a CDS encoding OmpA family protein, yielding MQSSRSALVLAAMLLAAPACADPVQKSEDIVKFFAGANKLGLSRGICVGTEEECKSKETAKDPPAGKSSLDMLINFGLDSAQLDAKARAELDEFAKALKDDRLSTLSFVVEGYTDATGTPRYNEGLSQRRAQSVTAFLTSNGIDAARINAIGLGESNPRSPDPYDPINRRVEMRIKTQ
- a CDS encoding caspase family protein, which translates into the protein MKASFAFLIGVFLFLVASVGAGAVTSDAKRVALVIGNSKYVHAVALPNPANDAHLIASTLRNAGFQVIEGVDQDNAGMHGLISKFTEQSYDADLAVIFYAGHGMQVDGKNYLIPVDAELTSPAYLKTRTVQIDDFMAALPPDPAVGIIILDACRDNPLARTLAASMPKSRSLGSGLAPVEAKSDGAGTGGILIAYATDPGAIAFDGNGVDSPYSTALARHLTEPGVEIQSALTRVRGEVAETTQGRQRPWHNASLGREVFLGKPTEEAAPAAKPVADASSNVSTAPTSPAAVASDPPSWEVEQRLWDEASKRDTAPYYEAYLEQFPSGRFATVAKLNIDQLKQAKGENRKVAAIDADEANASSGSAVRTSVGVSDEVKRTPGTEITESAIGLDRDARIDLQLRIEALGNELGRVDGNIGPQSRQAIGVWQAKNGLPPTTFLTREQLAFLVIQTDPMMDAVRAKHAADQARAAQPKKQVVQKARAPKQLARKPRKQEQVAQRKRRDRETVVQDDEPPPPRDNNNFLTKALIFGTGVAVGGVLKN